CACATGGCAAACTTCCCCACGCCAGCCTTCAACCAAGGCCACCGCCAGCATGCTGGCTCCGGGCGCGGCGAGTTCGCAGCAAATTTCACCATCGGCCGGCGCGGCAAGCTGTTCGCGGACAAATTCGCCAGATCGCTGGATCTCAAGTGTGCGCACACGGGCGCGGGCAAAGATATCACCCCCCGGCCACACAGCCACCGGGGCCTGGGCAAAGCGGTGCCAGCCCGCAGGGTGGTCATAACGCACGTCTCGCACGAGGCCGCACGCGCGCGCCGCCAGGCCGACCAGCCCGATTTCCCTGGCTTGCGCGGGAAAAACCGTGCCGACATTTTCAAATCGCGCGCGCACGGATGCGGCGTCCCAGAACCACGCGACAGCTTGTTCGATTTCGCACATGGCAAGCTTCAACCGTTCCTGCAACTGGGCCACTCGGCTGGGTTCGAGGTCATGGCGGCAGCCGCCTGGTCGCACAAGGCCGCGCCCAAAACGATTGCCGCACATCAACGCTGTGAGATTGAGGAAATCACCGCGGATTTTGCCACAGGCGGCTGAAGTGGGCAGAAACGCAACATCGTTGGCCAGCGCTCCGATGTCGCCGGTGTGATTGGCCAGGCGTTCAAGCTCAAGCGCAAGCGCCCGCAGCCATTGCGCGCGCAACGGAGTCTCACTCCCGGCAAGCGCTTCCATCACCGTCGCATGCGCCGTGGCGTGGGCGATGCTCGTATCGCCCGCCGCTGTTTCAATCTGGTTGATCGTCGCGCGGTGCGGACCTCCTGCGAGCGCCTCCTCCACCCCGCGATGCTGGTAGCCCAGCGCGATCTCCAAATGCAACACCTCTTCGCCCGCGCATTGGAAGCGGAAGTGGCCGGGTTCGATGACGCCGGCATGGACCGGGCCGACGGCAACTTCGTGAATCTCGCGGCCATTCACGCGGAAAAAATCACCGACGGCAGGCGCGTTGCCATCAGTCCGGCGTACGGGTTTGAGCCACGGATGGCCCACGGGTGTGAGACCGTGCTGCTCCCAGACCTCACGCTCAAACAAATGCGCCTGCGGATTCGCCAGGGTAAGAGAAGGAAACGAACCTGAAAATGGCGTGCTGCGTGCGACAGCGAGCGTATTGTCAGCGTCAAAGGCAATCACTGCGACCAGGCTGGCGCCGTCATCTTCCGGCACGCCAAACCACGCGCAGAGGCGGGCGCCGCGATCCAATTCCGCCGCCGTCGCGCGGACAAAATCCGTCGCAGGCCATGCAGGCACCTCGGCCCAGGAAATTCCTGCAGCGTTGGTCAGAAGCGCAAATGGGGTGGAGGAACTCATGGTGATGAAGAAAATTGAATGGCGGCAGCCGTCCATGCCTCTTGTAAAATTGCGGGAGTAAAGAGTCCCAGCCACAAGGA
The DNA window shown above is from Candidatus Methylacidiphilales bacterium and carries:
- a CDS encoding NADH-quinone oxidoreductase subunit C — translated: MSSSTPFALLTNAAGISWAEVPAWPATDFVRATAAELDRGARLCAWFGVPEDDGASLVAVIAFDADNTLAVARSTPFSGSFPSLTLANPQAHLFEREVWEQHGLTPVGHPWLKPVRRTDGNAPAVGDFFRVNGREIHEVAVGPVHAGVIEPGHFRFQCAGEEVLHLEIALGYQHRGVEEALAGGPHRATINQIETAAGDTSIAHATAHATVMEALAGSETPLRAQWLRALALELERLANHTGDIGALANDVAFLPTSAACGKIRGDFLNLTALMCGNRFGRGLVRPGGCRHDLEPSRVAQLQERLKLAMCEIEQAVAWFWDAASVRARFENVGTVFPAQAREIGLVGLAARACGLVRDVRYDHPAGWHRFAQAPVAVWPGGDIFARARVRTLEIQRSGEFVREQLAAPADGEICCELAAPGASMLAVALVEGWRGEVCHVALTDAGGRFRRYKIIDPSFHNWIGMTLALRGTAISDFPICNKSFNLSYCGFDL